CTCGTGAGGCCCCGGACGCCCAGTCGCCGGCTTGGCTCCGGGCGCTTCCACGTGCTGCTGGCCATTCTGCTCGTGCCCGGCCTGCTGGGAGCCCAGGGCCTGTTCGGCCTGCGCAAGCGCGACGACAAACCCTCGCCCAAGACCCGCGGCGCGGTGGTCGGGGCGCCCGGCGCCAAACGGCCCGCCCCGCCCGTGGGCCCGCCCGCCCCGGAGCGCGAGACGCCGCCGCCAACGGGTTCGGCCATCGTGCTGGACCGGGCGGACATCATGCGCACCGTCGAGCTGGACGGCCGCACGGTGCGCGAGCTGGAGGGCCACGTGCGCGTGCTGCACAACGGCCGCGTCTTCACCTTCGGCCTGGGCCGCTACGACCAGGCGGCCGGCACCCTGGTCTGCACGGAGCAGGTGAAGGTCGTCGAGGGCGAGCGCGTGGTCACGGCCGATGAGGTCAGTTACGACGAGCGCCGGGAGACGGTCAGCGCGCGCGGCCACGTCCACAGCTGGGGCGACAGTCTGGAGGCCTGGGCGGACAAGGGCAACTGGCACAACGGGCTCAAGCAGGGCGAGCTGCAGGTCCAGGCCCGCATCCGCGATCACCGCCACAAGGTGGAGCTCAAGGCCGGCCAGGTGGACGCGGACCACGAGGCCGGCGTCTACACGGCCACGCGCCAGCCGGAGCTGACGCTGCTGGAGACGCCGCCCACGGTTCTGAACGCCCGCCAGATCCAGTGGCGCAGCTCGGACAGCCTGGCCATGGCCCGGCGCGACGTGCGCCTGACCCGGGACGACTTCCAGGCCACCTGCGACAGTTTGTTGTGGAGGGAACAGAGCGAGCGCATGGACTTCCTGCTGAACCCCGTGCTCACGCGCGGCGAGCGCCGGGTCCAAGGCGAGCGCATGACCGCCCTGCTGCGCGACCGCAAGGAGCTGGACTCCCTCTGGGTGGAGGGCGCGGCCCTGATGGACAGCCCCTCGGACAGCGTGTCCACGCGCCTGCGCGACGTGCTGCAGGGCCGGCGGATGGAGCTGGACTTCACCGACGGCAAACTGGAGTCGGTCTACGTGGACGGCCAGGCCCGCAGCGTGATCTTCCTGAAGGACGAGGACGGCCGGCCCGGCATGAACGTGGCGGACGCCGCCCGGATCTGGCTGGTGCTGGACGACCAGAAACTGCGCAGCGTGCAGATGGGCGGCGGCATGGAGGCGCGCTGGGTGCCCCTGGCCGAGCCGCCGGCCCCGCCTCCACTGCCCGCGGTGGTGCCGGCCGCGGCGGCGGCCACGGACAGCCCGGCGGGTCCGCCGCCGGAGGTTCCGCGGCCCCAGGGAGCCGCCGTGATCAGCGCCCCGCCAGTGGCGCCGGCCGCGGATCCGCAACCGGAGCCGCGGCCCGCCGGAGCGACGCAACCCTAGAACGGCCGGGCCGGCGTGGCCCGCGGGAGAAGTGGATGAGCGAGTCTGCGACGACGGGCGAGCGCGTGTTCCGCAGCGCGGACCTGGTGAAGACCTACGGCCGCCGCACGGTGGTGGGCGGGGTCTCCATCGAGGTGCGCACCGGGGAGATCGTGGGCCTGTTGGGCCCCAACGGCGCCGGCAAGACCACCACCTTCTACATGATGACCGGGATGATCCGGCCGACCCAGGGCCGGATCTGGCTGGACGAGAAGGACGTGACGGGCATGCCCATGTTCCGCCGGGCCCGGGCCGGGGTGGGCTACCTGGCCCAGGAGGCGAGCATCTTCCGCAAGCTCTCCGTGGAGGACAACGTGCTGGCCATCCTGGAGACCATGCCCCTGAAGCGCAGCCAGCGCCACGAGCGCCTGGACAGCCTGCTGGAGGAGCTGCGAGTCTCGCACCTGCGGACCCACAAGGCCTACACCCTGTCCGGCGGCGAGCGCCGGCGGGTGGAGATCGCCCGGGCGCTGGCCTCCGACCCGGCCTTCATGCTGCTGGACGAGCCCTTCGCGGGGGTGGATCCCATCGCGGTGGGTGACATTCAATCCATCGTCCATGACCTCAAGCGACGAAAGATCGGGGTGCTGATCACCGATCATAATGTCCACGAGACCTTGAGCATCACGGATCGGGCCTATCTGCTCTTCGAGGGCCGGATCCTCAAGTCGGGCACGGCCGAGGAGCTGGCCGAGGATGAGCAGGTGCGCCGGGTCTACCTGGGTGACAATTTCCGGCTCAATCGATAGGTTCTGCGGCCCCCCGCGCGGCCGGTGTCGGGATTCACCCAGCAACATTGGACCTTGCTCCAGGCCCGCACGCGGCCGTGGACCGGGGTTCCGCCTGATTCAAAGGGTAGAAAGGGTCTGTCGCCCATGATGTACCTCCGCCAGGAAGTGAGCATGCGCCAGGACATGGTGCAGACTCCCCAGCAGATCCTGCGCAGCGAACTCCTGCAGTTGCCCGTGATGCTGCTCGAGGCGCGGTTGAAGCTGGAGGTGGAGGAGAATCCGGCGTTGGAGTTCGCCGAGGCCGAGCTGGGGGTGGAGGATCTGCGCGAGCCGGGCAAGGAGGACGACGAGCCCGACGACGACCAGACCAAGGAAAACGTCGAGATGGACGAGGCCCTGAGCGACGAGGACAATTGGGACGAGTTCATCAACGAGGACAACCTGACGCCCTACGGCCGCGAACCGGCCTCCCAGTCCACCCAGGAACTGCTCGACATCCCCCGGCCCCAGATCCAGACCCTGCAGGAGCGGCTGGCCGACCAGATGCAGATGGACCCGGCCCTGGACTACGAGGACCAGCGGCTGGGGCTGGAGATCATCGGCAACATGGGCGACTCGGGCTACCTGGAGTGCGGCACGGACTACCTGGCCCTGCTGCTGGAGGCGCCCGTGGAGCGCGTGGAGCGCGTGCTGGCCCGCATCCAGCGCTACGACCCCGTCGGCATCTGCGCGCGCAACCTGCGCGAGTGCCTGCTGGTGCAGCTGGAGGTTCTGGCGGAGAACGGCCACGCCAACCCCATCGCCCTGCGCATCGTGCGCGACCACTACGAGGAGTTCAGCGGCAAGCGCTACGAGAACCTGGCCCGCCTGCTGGGCGGCAGCCTGGAGGAGATCCGCGCCGCCTTCGCCTTCATCGCCCGCCTGAACCCCAAGCCCGGCCAGGGCGAGCTGAAGGAGAAGGAGAACTACATCATCCCCGACCTGGTGGTGGAGCGCGTGGAGCACGAGCTGGAGGACGGCACCCGGGAGGAGGATTTCGTGGTCAGCCTGGTGGACGGCAGCATGCCCACGGTGCGCATCAGCCGGGCCTACGAGGAGCTGATCCGCTCGCGCAAAAAGATGGAGAAGAGCGTGCGCGAGTTCGTGGTGCGCAAGGTGGAGAGCGCCCGCTGGTTCCTCTCCGCCATCCAGCAGCGCCGCGAGACCATGCTGCGTGTGACACGCTCCATCGTCAAGCTGCAGATCGAGTTCTTCCGCTACGGCAAGGAAGCCATCCGCCCGATGATCCTGCGCGACGTGGCGGAGGACATCGAGATGGACATCTCCACCGTCAGTCGCGTGACCAACCGCAAGTACGTCCAGACGGAGTGGGGCGTCTTCGAGCTGAAGTACTTCTTCAGCGAGCGCCTGGCCACGGACTCGGGCGAGGACGTCTCCACCAAGATCATCCGCGACCGCCTGAAGGCGATCATCGACGGCGAGGACAAGAAGAAGCCCCTCTCCGACCAGACCATCGCCAACCTGCTGAAGAAGGAAGGCTACCACGTGGCCCGGCGCACGGTGCAGAAGTACCGCGAGCAGCTGCGGATCCCCGTCAAACGCCTCCGGCGGGAGATCTAGCCCCGGGGAAAGCTCTCACCACAGAGACACAGAGACACAGAGGCTCTTAGAGAATCGCTGGCGGGCCTCTTCGCGTAGTACCAGCAGACCGACTGCACTTGGTTCCCCTATCATTCCATTCTGTTTCTGTGCCTCTGTGCCTCTGTGTTGACTCCCCGAGCGCAAAGCCCACTTCAGCTGCCAACTCTTCTTTGAGTCTTTAGCTCTTTGTGCTCACAAGAACGCGGAACGTGGAGCAGGCCGGCCGCCGCCCGCGAGTCCTGGTCGTAGCAAGCCCTGTCCAGCAGCGGAAACCCACATGACCCTGCCCATCGCCATCACCGGAGGAATCGGTTCGGGCAAGAGCCTGCTGGCGGACTGGCTGCGCGCCGCCGGCCACCCCGTGCTGGACGCGGACGAAATCGGGCGCCGGGTGGTGGACGAGAATCCCGCCCTCCAGGCCGCCCTGGCGGCCGAGTTCGGCGCCGAAATCCAGGGTCCGGCGGGCCTGGACCGGGCCGAGCTGGGACGGCGGGCCTTTGCTTCGGCGGCCCGGCTGGAGCGGCTGAACGCGCTGGTCTTTCCTTACCTTTGGGACGCGCTGGAGAGCGGGCTTGGCGCCTGCCGGGCCCCGGCCTGTTTCGTGGACGCTGCGCTGATCTTCGAGTGGGGCGTGGCCGGGCGCTTCGCCGAGATCTGGGTGGTGACGGCTCCGGCCGCCCTGCGCCTGGAACGGGCCGCCCGCCGGCTGGGCCGGCCGCCGGAGGAGCTGTTGGCCCGCCTGGAGCGCCAGTGGCCCCAGGCAGAGAAGATCCGCCGGGCCAGCTGCGTGCTGGACAACAGCGCCGCGCCGCTCCAACTGTGGGAGCAGGCCGACGAACAGCTGCGGCGCCTCGCGTTGGCTGGCTTGCCGCCCCACACCCGCCCGGTCGGAGCGTGACCGGGCCCAGCGAAAGACCGGGCATGCGCGCCTTTCCCCTTCTCCTCGGTTGGCTGTCCCGGCTGAGCCTGCTCGGCCTGTTGCTGGCCGGCCCGCTCTGGGGCTTCGGCCAGAACAAGGTCCAGTACGGCGGCAAGGACTGGTCCTTCATCCAGACCGGGCACTTCGACGTCTACTACTACGAGGGCGGCTACGAGCAGGCGGTGTTCACGGCCCAGACGGCGGACAGCGCCTACAACCTGCTCAAGCTCGACTACAACTGGGAGCTGCCCGAAGGCGAGCGCATCGTCATCATCACCTACCAGAGCCACAACGATTTCTCCAACACCAACCTGACGGGCTCCGTGGTCCCCGAGAGCGTGGGCGGATTCACGGAGTTCTACAAGAACCGCGTGGTGGTGCCCTTCCAGGGCTCTTGGGAGGACTACCGGCACGTGATCCACCACGAGCTGAACCACGCCTTCCAGCTGGCCATGTTCTACGGGGAGAACGTGCTGCAGGGGGCGATCCGCTTTCCCCTCCCCCTCTGGTTCGCCGAGGGCTGCGCCGAGTACACCAGCCGCGGCGGCTGGGACCGCGAGGCCAATATGTTCATGGCCGACGCCGTGGTCTCGGGCTACCTGCCGGACATCCCCTACCTGGGCGGCTTCCTGGCCTACAAGGGCGGCCAGAGCGTCTTCTGCTACCTGGAGGACGAGTTCGGCCGTGAGCGCTTCGCCGAGCTGATGCACAAGGTGCGCAGCTCGCGCAGCGTGGAGCGCGGGATGGAGAGCACGCTGGGCTTCGGCGTGGAGGAGCTCTCGCGCCAGTGGAAGGACTACCTGCGCCGGCTCTACTGGCCCGAGATCCAGGACCGCGTCCGGGCAGGCGAGTTCGCCGACCGGGTGACCGACCACCTGGAGCTGGAGAACTTCATCAACAACAGCCCGGCCATCAGTCCCGACGGGGACCGGATGGTCTTCCTGAGCGACCGCACGGGCTACTTCGATCTTTACCTGGCGCACATCACCGAGCCCCAGAAAGCCCGGCGCCTGCTGCGCGGCCAGCAGTCCGGCAAGTTCGAGGAGCTGCACTGGCTGCGGCCGGGCATCGCCTGGTCTCCGGACGGCGAGCGCATCGCCTTCGCCAGCAAGGCCGGCGACGAGGACGAGCTCTTCCTGCTGGACGCGCGGGACGGCTCCATCGAGCGGAGTTGGTCCTTCGGCCTGCAGGGCCTGTTCAGCCCGGCCTTCAGTCCCGACGGGCGCTGGGTGGCCTTCGTGGCCCAGCAGGAGGGCCAGAGCGACATCTGGCTGCTCGAGGTGGTGAGCGGCCAGCTGCGGCGGCTCACTTCCGACCGCTACAGCGATTTCGACCCCAGCTTCAGCCCGGACGGCGCCCAGCTGCTGTTCACCAGCGACCGCGGCGACGACCTGAGCCGCAGCGGCCGGGACGGCATGGCCGGCAAGAGCTACCGCACGCTGGAAGTCTACCGCGCCGGGCTGGCCGGCCTGCTGGCGGACAGCAGCGCGGCCGTGCCGCTGGAACGGCTGACGCGCTCGCACTACGCCAAGCGCACGCCGGTCTGGGTGCGGCACGCGGCGGAGGCTGCGGGGCCCCGCGAAGAGATCTTCTTCGTCAGCGACGCCGGCGGCGCCTGGAACCTCTACTCGCTGGACGCCCAGGCGCGGCCGGACGCGGGCGCTCCGCCCGTTCCCGAACGGCGCACGCGCATGCTGACGGGCGTCTTCCAGCCCTCCGTCTCCCGCCAGGGCAAGCTGCTCTTCAGTTCCTTCGAGAACGGCGGCTACGACATCTTCCTGCACAAGGACATCGACCGCCTGGAGCGGCTGGGGCCCATGCCCGCCGACGATCACGACCAGCTGCCCTTCAACCGCCTGCACGTGCGCCGGCAGCCGCCCCGCCCGGCGGAACTGCTGCCCGGCCCGGCGGAGGACGAGCGCTGGCGGCAGGTGGATTTCAGCGACCTCTCCACCTTTGGCAGCGAGACCTATGAGCGCTGGATGAACCGCGGCCAGCGCAAGTCCGAGGAGTCCACCCAGCTTGAGGCCCGGGTGGAGGCGCCGCGCGTGGACGCCCAGGGCCGCTACGTGCCCAAGCCCTACAAGCTCCACTTCAGCCCGGACATGTCCCAGGCCTCGGCCCAGTACGACGACCTGTTCGGCCTGCAGGCCGTCAGCCAGCTGGTGTTCAGCGACCTGCTGGGCAACCACCACATCTACTGCTATCTCAACTTCTACAACCGCATCGAGTTCTCGAACATCTACAGCTACTACCAGTACAGCGCGCAGCGCCTGCAGGTGCTGGGCGGCGCCTTCCGCTACGTACACTACCTGGCCGGCGAGGTGCCGGACCGCTACTACCGCGACGGGCTCTCCGGCGCCGAACTCAGCCTCTCCTACCCGCTCTCGCGCTTCACGCGCCTGCAGCTGGACAACCGCTTCAGCTACGTCCAGCGCGACAGCGTCAATGCCAACAACTACCAGAGCGACCAGTACGACCAGCCGGTCTACAAGGCCTATCAGCGCGGGCGCTTCCTCACCAGCGGCCTCTCGTGGGTCTTCGACAACACGCTCTGGGGGGAGATCAGCCCGGTGAACGGCTGGCGCGGCACGGCCGACTACACGCGGGGCTTCCCGGTCAAGGGCTCGGCGGACGCGGGCAACGACTTCCACACCCTGACCCTGGACCTGCGCCGCTACCAGCGGATCAGCAACGACGTCCAACTGGCCCTGCGCGCCACGGGCGGCCTCTCGGCGGGGGAGACGCCCCAGCGCTTCTTCCTGGGCGGGGCGCGCAATTGGATCAACACGCGCTACTTCCACTCCAGTGACGACCAGCGCAACAACAACCTGCGCTCGAACATCGAGGAGCTCTACTACGCCGAACTCGTGCTGCCCCTGCGCGGCGCGGCGCTCTACCAGCGCGAGGGCGACCGCTACCTGCTGGGCAACGCCGAGCTGCGCTTCCCCATCCTGCGCTACCTCGTGACGGGCTGGCCCGTCACGCTGGCCTTCCAGAACCTGCGCGGCGTGGTCTTCACCGACGTGGGCGGCGCCTGGGACCACGGCGGCTCCTGGAACGCCACCGACTCCCGCGGCCACCTGGAGGACCTGCTCCAGAGCTACGGCTGGGGCTTCCGCGTCAACCTGGGCGTGGTGCTGCTGAAAATGGACTGGGCCTGGGTCACCACCTGGAACGGCAACCCCGACGGCCCGCAATTCGTGCTCACCATGGGCACCGATTTTTAGGGAATCCCCCGCATGTCAGATCCCCGCAATCCCCAGCTGGCGGTCGGCCAGGAGCTGCACGGGTACACGGTCCTGTGTCACGCCGAGGCCCCCAACATCCGGGCCCACACCTGGGAGCTGCGCCACGCGCGCACCGGCGCCCGGCACGTCCACATCAGCCACGAGCTGGAAGAGAACACCTTCATCACCTGCCTGCGCACCCTGCCCGTGGACTCCACGGGCGTGGCGCACATCCTCGAGCACGGGGTGCTGGAGGGCTCGCGCCGCTACCCGGTGAAGATGTTCAACCAGCTCACCGGCCGCAGCCTGAACAGCTTCCTCAACGCCTTCACGAGCCCGGACCGCACGGCCTATCCCTTCGCCACCCCCAACGCCGAGGACTGGGACAACCTGCTGACCCGCTACCTGGACGCCGTCTTCCACCCGTTGCTGGAGGAGGAGGCCTTTTTGCAGGAGGGCTGGCGGCTGGAGTTCAGCCGCCCGGAGGATCCGGACAGTCCGCTGGAGATCCGCGGCGTGGTCTACAACGAGATGAAGGCGGCCCTCTCCAGCCCGGACGCGCAGTTCAGCCGGCGCTTCCGGCGCGAGCTGCTGCCCGGCCTCTGCTACCGGCACGAGTCCGGCGGCGATCCGCAGGCCATCCCCGAGCTGAGCTACGCGGAGTGGAAGGCCTTCCACCGACGCCACTACCAGCCGGGCAACAGCTGGACTGTCACTTTCGGCAGCCTGCCGCTTGCACCCACCCTGCAGCGGTTGGACGAGTGCTTCGCCGGCCTGGAGGGCGGACCCGCGCTGGAGCTGGGCCCGCAGCCCCCGCTGGGCGCGCCGCGCCAGCTGCGGGCGGGCTATCCCACCCTGGCCGGAGGAAAGGCGCCGCGCTACGCGGCCGTGGGCTGGCGCTTGAGCCCCCAGCTGGACCTGGCCGAGTCCCTGCGTCTGAGCTTCCTGTTCGACGTGCTCTGCGGCGGATTGGCCGCGCCGCTCAACCACGCGCTGCTGCAATCCGGCCTGGGCCCGGCCCTGGCCCCGGTGGGCTTCGACAGCTCCTTCTCCCAGTTGACCTTCGGCATCGGCCTGAAGGACGTGGCGCCCGGGGCCGGCCCGGAACTGGAGGCCAAGGTGCTGGAGATCCTGGGCGGGCTGGCCGCGGAGGGCCTGGAACCCTCCGCCCTGACCGCCGCCCTGGACCGCTTCGAACTGGAGACCCGCGAGCAGAGCCGGGCCTGGGGCATGCCCTGGGGCCTCGGGCTCTCCTATTTCGGCCTGCCGCACTGGATGGCCGGCGGTTCGCTCAGCGCCACCCTGCGCAACGACCTGCTGCTGGAGGACTTGCGCCGCGAGGCCGCCGCGCCGGACTTCCTGCCCGGCCTGATCCGCCGCTGGCTGCTGGACAACCCGGAGCGCCTGCTGGTCGAACTGGAGCCCGAACCCGGCGCCGTGGAGGCCCGGGAGATGCGTCTGAACCGCAGCCTGGAGGCCCGCCGGGCCGCACTGGGGGAAGAGGAACGCCAGGCCCTGCTGGCCCAGGCCGAACGCGTGGCCGCCTGGCGCGCCGACGAGGGCGACCTGTCCTGCATGCCTGAGCTGGATCCCGCCCGCCAGCCGCGCACGGGCCTGACCTGCCGCCACGAGGAAATCGCGCTGCCCGGCGGCCGCCTGCTACTCCAGGACCAGCCCGTCAACGGCCTGGCCCATCTGCGCCTCTCGCTGCCGCTCTCAGCGACGGATCCCGACCTGCCCCTGGTGGACTTGCTGGGCTGGCTGGCCCGCCTGAGCCACGCGGGCCTGGGCGTGGAGGCCAGCGAGCGCCGGCTGCGCTCGCTCACCGGGGGCATCGCGCTGGGTTCGCACCACAGCCTGCCCGCCCAGGGCGACCGCGCCCTGCACCGGCTCTCCGTGGCCTTCCACGGGCTGAGTCGACGGACGACGGAGTGGCT
This genomic interval from Candidatus Delongbacteria bacterium contains the following:
- the lptB gene encoding LPS export ABC transporter ATP-binding protein, whose translation is MSESATTGERVFRSADLVKTYGRRTVVGGVSIEVRTGEIVGLLGPNGAGKTTTFYMMTGMIRPTQGRIWLDEKDVTGMPMFRRARAGVGYLAQEASIFRKLSVEDNVLAILETMPLKRSQRHERLDSLLEELRVSHLRTHKAYTLSGGERRRVEIARALASDPAFMLLDEPFAGVDPIAVGDIQSIVHDLKRRKIGVLITDHNVHETLSITDRAYLLFEGRILKSGTAEELAEDEQVRRVYLGDNFRLNR
- the rpoN gene encoding RNA polymerase factor sigma-54: MYLRQEVSMRQDMVQTPQQILRSELLQLPVMLLEARLKLEVEENPALEFAEAELGVEDLREPGKEDDEPDDDQTKENVEMDEALSDEDNWDEFINEDNLTPYGREPASQSTQELLDIPRPQIQTLQERLADQMQMDPALDYEDQRLGLEIIGNMGDSGYLECGTDYLALLLEAPVERVERVLARIQRYDPVGICARNLRECLLVQLEVLAENGHANPIALRIVRDHYEEFSGKRYENLARLLGGSLEEIRAAFAFIARLNPKPGQGELKEKENYIIPDLVVERVEHELEDGTREEDFVVSLVDGSMPTVRISRAYEELIRSRKKMEKSVREFVVRKVESARWFLSAIQQRRETMLRVTRSIVKLQIEFFRYGKEAIRPMILRDVAEDIEMDISTVSRVTNRKYVQTEWGVFELKYFFSERLATDSGEDVSTKIIRDRLKAIIDGEDKKKPLSDQTIANLLKKEGYHVARRTVQKYREQLRIPVKRLRREI
- the coaE gene encoding dephospho-CoA kinase (Dephospho-CoA kinase (CoaE) performs the final step in coenzyme A biosynthesis.), whose amino-acid sequence is MTLPIAITGGIGSGKSLLADWLRAAGHPVLDADEIGRRVVDENPALQAALAAEFGAEIQGPAGLDRAELGRRAFASAARLERLNALVFPYLWDALESGLGACRAPACFVDAALIFEWGVAGRFAEIWVVTAPAALRLERAARRLGRPPEELLARLERQWPQAEKIRRASCVLDNSAAPLQLWEQADEQLRRLALAGLPPHTRPVGA
- a CDS encoding BamA/TamA family outer membrane protein; translation: MRAFPLLLGWLSRLSLLGLLLAGPLWGFGQNKVQYGGKDWSFIQTGHFDVYYYEGGYEQAVFTAQTADSAYNLLKLDYNWELPEGERIVIITYQSHNDFSNTNLTGSVVPESVGGFTEFYKNRVVVPFQGSWEDYRHVIHHELNHAFQLAMFYGENVLQGAIRFPLPLWFAEGCAEYTSRGGWDREANMFMADAVVSGYLPDIPYLGGFLAYKGGQSVFCYLEDEFGRERFAELMHKVRSSRSVERGMESTLGFGVEELSRQWKDYLRRLYWPEIQDRVRAGEFADRVTDHLELENFINNSPAISPDGDRMVFLSDRTGYFDLYLAHITEPQKARRLLRGQQSGKFEELHWLRPGIAWSPDGERIAFASKAGDEDELFLLDARDGSIERSWSFGLQGLFSPAFSPDGRWVAFVAQQEGQSDIWLLEVVSGQLRRLTSDRYSDFDPSFSPDGAQLLFTSDRGDDLSRSGRDGMAGKSYRTLEVYRAGLAGLLADSSAAVPLERLTRSHYAKRTPVWVRHAAEAAGPREEIFFVSDAGGAWNLYSLDAQARPDAGAPPVPERRTRMLTGVFQPSVSRQGKLLFSSFENGGYDIFLHKDIDRLERLGPMPADDHDQLPFNRLHVRRQPPRPAELLPGPAEDERWRQVDFSDLSTFGSETYERWMNRGQRKSEESTQLEARVEAPRVDAQGRYVPKPYKLHFSPDMSQASAQYDDLFGLQAVSQLVFSDLLGNHHIYCYLNFYNRIEFSNIYSYYQYSAQRLQVLGGAFRYVHYLAGEVPDRYYRDGLSGAELSLSYPLSRFTRLQLDNRFSYVQRDSVNANNYQSDQYDQPVYKAYQRGRFLTSGLSWVFDNTLWGEISPVNGWRGTADYTRGFPVKGSADAGNDFHTLTLDLRRYQRISNDVQLALRATGGLSAGETPQRFFLGGARNWINTRYFHSSDDQRNNNLRSNIEELYYAELVLPLRGAALYQREGDRYLLGNAELRFPILRYLVTGWPVTLAFQNLRGVVFTDVGGAWDHGGSWNATDSRGHLEDLLQSYGWGFRVNLGVVLLKMDWAWVTTWNGNPDGPQFVLTMGTDF
- a CDS encoding insulinase family protein — protein: MSDPRNPQLAVGQELHGYTVLCHAEAPNIRAHTWELRHARTGARHVHISHELEENTFITCLRTLPVDSTGVAHILEHGVLEGSRRYPVKMFNQLTGRSLNSFLNAFTSPDRTAYPFATPNAEDWDNLLTRYLDAVFHPLLEEEAFLQEGWRLEFSRPEDPDSPLEIRGVVYNEMKAALSSPDAQFSRRFRRELLPGLCYRHESGGDPQAIPELSYAEWKAFHRRHYQPGNSWTVTFGSLPLAPTLQRLDECFAGLEGGPALELGPQPPLGAPRQLRAGYPTLAGGKAPRYAAVGWRLSPQLDLAESLRLSFLFDVLCGGLAAPLNHALLQSGLGPALAPVGFDSSFSQLTFGIGLKDVAPGAGPELEAKVLEILGGLAAEGLEPSALTAALDRFELETREQSRAWGMPWGLGLSYFGLPHWMAGGSLSATLRNDLLLEDLRREAAAPDFLPGLIRRWLLDNPERLLVELEPEPGAVEAREMRLNRSLEARRAALGEEERQALLAQAERVAAWRADEGDLSCMPELDPARQPRTGLTCRHEEIALPGGRLLLQDQPVNGLAHLRLSLPLSATDPDLPLVDLLGWLARLSHAGLGVEASERRLRSLTGGIALGSHHSLPAQGDRALHRLSVAFHGLSRRTTEWLGLLEDLLLRPDLQDVRRLQELLRMRQSSLRSQVISGASHIALQVAQDRISPIGRIQSEVEGLGFLRRLHGLDAERDELGARLRGLLERALAGEGRLLSLCAEAENFPPALDGLRSFLGSLPARPAGPDSEPGPVGGPRATLQACTTEVDGAFVAESWPAPALGEADAARLTLIGTWMQLPLYERIRARGGAYGAQASYDWSQRCFSFLSWRDPRIAGTYADFDEVRGLVLAGRIGAEDLRRAKIEALRRLDTPLLPHERANRCFQHRLHGSGPELRDAFRAQLLDATPAELAAAAGRWLSREDGRTRAVVCSPALLEPARLDGLAVEQEEILPA